From the Phycisphaeraceae bacterium genome, one window contains:
- the mtnA gene encoding S-methyl-5-thioribose-1-phosphate isomerase, whose amino-acid sequence MNKTIEWIGDADSGFLRLLDQTRLPGETVFLDCADVDAVWHAIKRLSVRGAPAIGISAAYGCVLGAREGKLAESIAYLRTSRPTAVNLFWALDRIESLGDADAHRVLNEARAIHAEDEAMCQRIGEHTLDILQKLTGQNQDRDLRLITHCNTGRLATGGIGTAVAGAYLAKQAGRNVVVFADETRPLLQGARLTAYELGEAGIDVRVGCDGAASEVMRCGMVDAAIVGADRIAANGDTANKVGTCGLAALARHHGIPFLVAAPVTTFDLKTASGAEIPIEQRAGEEVTEGMGRRTAPPGVAVFNPAFDITPAELITAIVTDRGVISPVNEVEVRQLIGD is encoded by the coding sequence ATGAACAAGACCATCGAATGGATTGGCGACGCTGACTCAGGATTCCTGCGACTCCTCGATCAGACCAGACTTCCTGGTGAGACGGTTTTTCTCGACTGTGCTGATGTTGATGCGGTCTGGCACGCGATCAAACGACTCTCGGTGCGTGGGGCACCGGCGATCGGAATCTCTGCAGCGTATGGCTGCGTGCTCGGGGCACGCGAGGGTAAGCTCGCCGAGTCGATTGCCTACCTCCGCACCTCGCGGCCGACGGCGGTCAATCTCTTTTGGGCCCTCGACCGCATTGAATCACTCGGTGACGCCGATGCCCACCGGGTGCTGAACGAGGCCAGGGCGATTCACGCGGAAGACGAGGCGATGTGCCAGCGTATCGGCGAGCACACCCTCGATATCCTCCAGAAGCTGACCGGTCAGAACCAGGATCGAGACCTGCGGCTGATTACCCATTGCAACACCGGTCGGCTGGCCACGGGTGGGATCGGAACCGCCGTCGCCGGGGCCTATCTGGCCAAGCAGGCAGGCCGGAACGTGGTGGTCTTCGCTGACGAGACTCGCCCGCTGCTGCAAGGCGCACGACTGACGGCGTATGAGCTGGGCGAAGCGGGCATCGACGTTCGGGTTGGTTGTGATGGAGCCGCCAGCGAGGTCATGCGGTGCGGGATGGTCGATGCGGCAATCGTGGGCGCTGATCGCATCGCCGCCAACGGCGACACGGCCAACAAGGTCGGCACCTGCGGACTCGCCGCTCTGGCGCGACACCACGGTATCCCTTTCCTGGTTGCAGCGCCAGTGACGACCTTCGATCTCAAGACCGCCAGCGGAGCCGAGATCCCGATCGAACAGCGAGCCGGAGAAGAAGTCACCGAGGGGATGGGACGACGAACCGCGCCACCGGGTGTCGCTGTCTTCAACCCGGCTTTCGACATCACACCCGCTGAGTTGATCACGGCGATCGTGACCGATCGTGGCGTTATCTCGCCCGTGAACGAAGTCGAAGTACGCCAACTCATCGGGGATTAA
- a CDS encoding CPBP family intramembrane glutamic endopeptidase: MAEPVNFLLVLPWLLGWALTLVWFWRRGVIGPRARLVASAGPISPLDGLVAILLVIGGSTAFGLVVQQLGLNAESSSDLTKALLIPAGQFAFLGIAGLYGLVVMMQGAKHTAPTIHHLVLITAGGCVATITLGQGTVVVIAWIGSLLGFEAPTIAHKGLVEIIAASDPLVLTIRLASALLLAPVFEELVFRGIIQRAIHSAIGSIWPTLILTSLFFGLVHASLVPLQGLPGLVVLGVIFGWLYARTGRLWVAIVAHVVFNAFNVAMAFIFYAASVPPAS, encoded by the coding sequence GTGGCTGAACCGGTGAACTTCCTGCTTGTACTTCCCTGGCTGTTGGGCTGGGCCCTGACGCTCGTCTGGTTCTGGCGGCGCGGGGTGATCGGTCCGCGGGCTCGGCTGGTGGCCTCCGCAGGACCGATCTCGCCTCTGGATGGCCTGGTCGCGATCCTGCTGGTGATCGGGGGGTCAACGGCGTTCGGTCTGGTCGTCCAGCAACTCGGCCTGAACGCGGAATCATCCAGCGACCTGACCAAGGCGTTGCTGATCCCTGCGGGTCAGTTCGCGTTTCTGGGGATCGCGGGACTCTACGGGCTGGTTGTGATGATGCAGGGGGCTAAGCACACAGCGCCGACGATCCATCACCTGGTGTTGATTACGGCAGGCGGGTGCGTCGCCACGATCACGCTTGGGCAGGGGACGGTGGTGGTGATCGCGTGGATCGGATCGTTACTGGGATTTGAAGCCCCGACGATCGCGCACAAGGGGCTGGTTGAGATCATTGCGGCTTCGGACCCACTGGTGCTGACCATCCGGCTGGCCTCGGCGTTGCTATTGGCACCGGTCTTCGAGGAACTGGTGTTTCGCGGAATTATCCAGCGGGCGATTCACAGCGCAATCGGGAGCATCTGGCCGACGCTGATCCTGACCTCACTGTTCTTCGGGCTCGTGCACGCTTCACTCGTTCCGTTGCAGGGATTGCCCGGACTGGTTGTGCTTGGTGTTATTTTCGGTTGGCTTTACGCGCGCACCGGGCGGCTGTGGGTTGCGATCGTCGCACACGTTGTCTTCAACGCATTCAATGTCGCGATGGCCTTCATCTTCTACGCGGCCTCAGTGCCGCCAGCTTCTTAG
- a CDS encoding DEAD/DEAH box helicase, giving the protein MLMSLVTSWSPFFQSDERVRGRQLQQAGAVDRSTPETETELVRFLVNDDGEHLVILRKEDRAAIAECGCEVFDNGLFCRHIWASLVDLQSRPSIAGTAELARQIRELSVRPPRARKRPEESRSPVRSEPEWSGRLTLLRPSSMENTEPEVDDLLAPRRIQYVVRVELSHRHHQLILELRQQTPIARGWSRPRALRLAPSTLATLTEETDREIATLLVGATTMTDSEDTTVSRGDRSGSLFAVPRSATERVLRLVASTGRAVLITDPEHPNEQPLSWDDAGHWSLWAVGQWDDTNENLRLSAELRRGNANVPIHEPSLLLAGSGGVAVVQGRASCFEDGGSSRWVWQFRENDPIDDGDRSLLIPKADVERFLDRLYRLPQLPELDLPEGVGRPVVQTTPTPRLEILSAADGVAESSNSRQQLLAKLSFDYAGTRIEWGTPGSYIAPQEAPLEPVEGEATEATEAVATATDLVLRDRSSERAAAERLGILGLRSAGTSPNGRPLLSIRRRDVLGVVADLISRQWIVLAEDAAVRRPSDPRLAIRSGIDWFELRGEVSYTTDDGATVTVGLPQIVEAVRSGQNLVRLDDGSTGLLPEEWLADRGLLTALGKAQGDHLRFRASQAALLDTMLADKTTLETDEHFDNFRASLAQGASVEPIDPDETFHGKLRTYQRVGLGWLHFLRQLSLGGILADDMGLGKTIQVLAMLQARVRHGSDEPSLNPDQPQGSPVTNPTLIVAPRSVVFNWIDEAERFTPELRVLAYTGPDRAADLKKLGSYDLVVTSYGLMRRDVEQLQEITFDYAILDEAQAIKNPMSQVARASRLIEARHRLALTGTPIENHLGDLWSIFEYLNPGMLGVSSRFSELVKASNARVTNGTAPANGGVTAAEAVNDDDDVEDDVMPAIQQLARALRPMILRRTKDQVLKDLPPKTEQTILCDMDPDQRKVYDKLRDHYRGQLLTQLDAAGATTGNDLVMRHSSVMVLEALLRLRQAACHPALISSEYDQTSSAKLDALMEMMEDLIEEGHKVLIFSQFTSMLALVRKRFEAKSIPLCYLDGQTRNRKEEVERFQNSASIPAFLISLKAGGVGLNLTAAGYVFILDPWWNPAAEAQAIDRTHRIGQTKPVFAYRMICEGTVEQRIQQLQKRKKQLAEAVVDQQQTDEGLQQLSREDLEMLLS; this is encoded by the coding sequence ATGCTTATGTCCTTGGTGACGTCGTGGTCACCCTTCTTTCAGAGTGATGAGCGGGTCCGTGGCCGTCAGCTTCAGCAGGCTGGTGCCGTGGATCGCTCAACACCCGAGACCGAGACCGAACTGGTCCGGTTCCTCGTCAACGATGACGGGGAGCACCTGGTTATCCTCCGCAAGGAGGACCGGGCGGCGATCGCTGAATGCGGGTGCGAGGTGTTTGATAACGGTTTGTTCTGCAGGCACATCTGGGCCAGCCTGGTGGACCTCCAGAGCCGGCCCTCGATCGCGGGGACCGCAGAGCTGGCCCGGCAGATCCGGGAGCTGAGCGTCCGGCCGCCACGAGCGCGTAAACGCCCCGAAGAATCACGCTCGCCGGTTCGCTCAGAACCCGAGTGGTCCGGGCGCCTGACCCTTCTCCGCCCCAGTTCGATGGAGAACACCGAGCCCGAAGTCGATGACCTGCTGGCTCCCAGACGTATCCAGTACGTTGTTCGCGTTGAGTTGTCTCACCGCCACCACCAACTGATCCTCGAACTCCGGCAGCAGACCCCTATTGCACGCGGCTGGAGTCGCCCCCGAGCTCTCCGCCTGGCACCCTCGACGCTGGCGACGCTCACTGAAGAAACCGATCGTGAGATCGCCACGCTTCTCGTTGGCGCCACGACCATGACGGACTCGGAGGACACCACCGTCTCGCGTGGTGATCGCTCCGGATCACTGTTCGCGGTCCCCCGCAGCGCGACCGAACGCGTGCTCCGCTTAGTCGCCTCAACCGGCAGGGCGGTGCTCATCACCGATCCTGAGCACCCCAACGAACAGCCGCTGTCGTGGGATGACGCGGGGCACTGGTCCCTCTGGGCGGTTGGCCAGTGGGACGACACCAACGAGAACCTGCGCCTCAGCGCCGAGCTTCGCCGGGGCAACGCCAACGTCCCCATCCATGAGCCCTCCCTGCTGCTCGCAGGGTCGGGTGGCGTCGCTGTGGTCCAGGGCCGAGCCTCTTGCTTTGAAGACGGCGGGTCCTCCCGCTGGGTCTGGCAGTTTCGTGAGAACGATCCCATCGACGATGGCGACCGCTCGCTGCTGATCCCCAAGGCCGATGTCGAACGCTTCCTCGACCGGCTTTACAGGCTCCCGCAGTTGCCCGAACTCGACCTGCCCGAGGGCGTCGGCCGTCCTGTCGTTCAAACGACACCGACCCCGCGACTTGAGATCCTCTCCGCCGCGGATGGCGTCGCAGAGAGCTCGAACAGCCGTCAGCAGCTCCTGGCCAAACTGTCGTTCGACTACGCCGGCACCCGGATCGAATGGGGCACCCCGGGCAGCTACATCGCGCCCCAGGAAGCCCCGCTTGAACCCGTTGAAGGCGAAGCCACCGAAGCCACCGAAGCCGTGGCGACCGCCACTGATCTGGTCCTCCGCGACCGCTCTTCCGAACGTGCCGCCGCAGAACGACTCGGCATCCTCGGGCTCCGCTCGGCAGGCACATCACCCAACGGCCGGCCGTTGCTCTCGATCCGCCGGCGCGACGTTCTCGGCGTCGTGGCCGACCTCATCAGCCGCCAGTGGATCGTCCTCGCTGAAGACGCTGCTGTGCGACGCCCCAGTGACCCGCGCCTGGCCATCCGCTCGGGTATCGACTGGTTCGAGCTCCGCGGCGAAGTGAGCTACACCACCGATGACGGCGCGACCGTCACCGTTGGGCTCCCGCAGATCGTCGAGGCCGTCCGCAGCGGGCAGAATCTGGTCCGGCTGGATGATGGCTCGACCGGCCTCCTTCCAGAAGAATGGCTCGCCGATCGCGGACTCCTGACCGCACTCGGCAAAGCTCAGGGTGATCACCTCCGCTTCCGCGCTTCGCAGGCTGCCCTCCTCGACACCATGCTCGCGGACAAGACCACACTCGAAACCGATGAGCATTTCGACAACTTCCGCGCGTCTCTGGCCCAGGGCGCTTCGGTCGAGCCGATCGACCCCGATGAGACCTTCCACGGCAAGCTCCGCACCTACCAGCGTGTCGGTCTTGGGTGGCTTCATTTTCTGCGCCAGCTCAGCCTGGGCGGGATCCTCGCCGACGACATGGGCCTTGGTAAAACGATCCAGGTGCTCGCGATGCTCCAGGCTCGTGTCCGGCATGGTTCCGATGAACCCTCGCTCAACCCTGACCAGCCGCAGGGCTCGCCGGTCACTAACCCGACCCTCATCGTCGCGCCGCGATCCGTCGTGTTCAACTGGATCGACGAGGCCGAGCGATTCACGCCAGAGCTTCGCGTGCTCGCCTACACCGGACCCGATCGCGCTGCGGACCTCAAGAAACTCGGCAGCTACGACCTCGTGGTGACCTCCTACGGCCTGATGCGCCGTGACGTCGAGCAGCTCCAGGAGATCACCTTCGACTACGCCATCCTCGACGAGGCGCAGGCGATCAAGAACCCGATGTCCCAAGTCGCCCGCGCCAGCCGACTCATCGAAGCTCGCCACCGACTCGCCCTCACCGGCACGCCGATCGAGAACCACCTCGGCGACCTCTGGTCCATCTTCGAGTATCTCAACCCCGGCATGCTCGGCGTCTCAAGCCGATTCAGCGAACTCGTCAAGGCCTCCAATGCTAGGGTCACCAATGGCACGGCACCCGCCAACGGTGGGGTCACTGCTGCCGAAGCCGTTAACGATGACGACGATGTTGAAGACGATGTGATGCCAGCGATCCAGCAGCTCGCCCGCGCCCTGCGCCCGATGATCCTCCGTCGGACCAAGGACCAGGTCCTCAAGGACCTCCCGCCCAAGACCGAGCAGACCATCCTCTGCGACATGGACCCCGACCAGCGCAAGGTCTACGACAAGCTGCGCGACCACTACCGCGGCCAGTTGCTCACCCAGCTCGACGCCGCTGGCGCCACCACCGGCAACGACCTGGTCATGCGTCACTCCTCGGTCATGGTCCTCGAAGCCCTCCTCCGTCTCCGGCAGGCCGCTTGCCATCCCGCGCTCATCTCGTCCGAATACGACCAGACCTCCTCGGCCAAGCTCGACGCCCTGATGGAGATGATGGAAGACCTGATCGAAGAAGGACACAAGGTCCTCATCTTCAGCCAGTTCACCTCCATGCTCGCCTTGGTCCGCAAGCGGTTCGAGGCCAAGAGCATCCCGTTGTGCTACCTCGACGGCCAGACCCGAAACCGCAAGGAAGAGGTCGAGCGATTCCAGAACAGCGCCTCGATCCCCGCTTTCCTCATCAGCCTCAAGGCTGGCGGGGTCGGCCTCAATCTCACCGCCGCCGGCTACGTCTTCATCCTCGACCCCTGGTGGAACCCCGCCGCCGAGGCCCAGGCCATCGACCGAACCCACCGCATCGGCCAGACCAAGCCCGTCTTTGCCTACCGCATGATCTGCGAGGGAACCGTCGAACAACGCATCCAGCAGCTCCAGAAGCGGAAAAAACAGCTTGCCGAAGCCGTCGTCGACCAGCAACAGACCGACGAAGGCCTCCAGCAACTCTCCCGCGAGGACCTGGAAATGCTCCTGAGCTGA
- a CDS encoding RNA-binding protein, whose product MNIYVGNLPYDTTDQDLVEHFKPFGVVDRATLVFDRETGRPRGFAFVEMPNHDEGAKAIEALAGQPFNNRPLTINEARPRGEAPTNRHNDLRAEHPSASSMSDSDQPSGSRGYSNSVLSAHDEDEPQAQPRDEDAPSRGYRGISNDDE is encoded by the coding sequence GTGAATATCTACGTCGGCAATCTGCCCTACGACACCACCGATCAGGACCTCGTCGAGCACTTCAAGCCCTTTGGCGTGGTCGATCGAGCCACCCTCGTGTTTGACCGCGAAACCGGTCGTCCGCGAGGCTTCGCCTTCGTCGAGATGCCGAATCACGATGAGGGTGCCAAAGCCATCGAGGCGCTCGCCGGTCAGCCGTTTAATAACCGTCCGCTCACCATCAACGAGGCCCGTCCTCGCGGCGAAGCCCCGACCAATCGGCACAACGACCTCCGCGCTGAGCACCCTTCCGCCTCCTCGATGTCTGATTCCGATCAGCCCTCAGGCAGCCGGGGCTACTCCAATAGCGTGCTCTCGGCCCACGATGAGGACGAGCCTCAAGCACAGCCCAGAGACGAGGATGCCCCGAGCCGTGGCTACCGCGGGATCAGTAACGATGACGAGTGA
- the ribB gene encoding 3,4-dihydroxy-2-butanone-4-phosphate synthase: MHPISEILDELRQGKMIVLADDEHRENEGDLVIAAQFITPEVISFMLRQAAGMMCIALSPAICDRLRLDPQAVVNTSSRSTAYTVSVDAHDRYGVTTGVSAQDRVTTLRLLADPASGPMDFVRPGHIHPLRARAGGVLVRTGQTEGSVDLCRLAGLEEAAVIIEVMKGDGTMARRPDLERLCSEHNLKMCTVADVIEHRLSRELLVERVDEAEIETAEGPFRLIAFESRVDPMPHVALVKGEIGRLDADGLPVDIDEPVLVRMHSQNLLGDVFGDVSKPSGRSLRAAMRKIQAEGRGAVVYLRHEGMGAGLLKRLQTLKESERSDEPRPQPVRSQEHPGVRPPARKQDYGIGSQILRNLGIRRLKLLTDHPFTPTALSGFGLSIEGFEGLLDDASED, encoded by the coding sequence ATGCACCCGATCTCGGAGATTCTTGATGAGCTTCGTCAGGGGAAGATGATCGTTCTAGCGGACGACGAGCACCGCGAGAACGAGGGTGATCTGGTGATCGCGGCGCAGTTCATCACGCCTGAGGTGATCAGTTTCATGCTCCGTCAGGCGGCGGGGATGATGTGTATTGCGTTGAGCCCGGCGATCTGTGATCGGCTGCGGCTTGATCCGCAAGCGGTGGTTAATACGTCGTCTCGCAGCACGGCGTACACGGTGTCGGTGGATGCCCATGATCGTTACGGGGTGACGACAGGTGTGAGTGCGCAAGATCGGGTGACGACGCTTCGGCTGCTCGCTGATCCGGCGTCGGGTCCGATGGATTTTGTGCGGCCGGGGCATATCCACCCGCTGCGGGCTCGGGCGGGAGGTGTGCTGGTGCGTACCGGGCAGACGGAGGGATCGGTTGATCTGTGTCGCCTCGCGGGTCTTGAGGAGGCGGCGGTGATCATCGAAGTGATGAAGGGCGACGGCACCATGGCCCGGCGGCCGGACCTTGAGCGATTGTGCTCGGAGCACAACCTGAAGATGTGCACGGTGGCGGACGTGATCGAGCACCGTTTGTCTCGGGAGTTGCTGGTCGAGCGGGTCGATGAGGCCGAGATCGAGACGGCGGAGGGCCCATTTCGGCTGATTGCTTTTGAATCGCGCGTGGACCCGATGCCGCATGTGGCGTTGGTGAAGGGGGAGATCGGGCGACTCGACGCGGACGGGCTGCCAGTGGATATCGATGAGCCGGTGCTGGTTCGGATGCACAGCCAGAATCTGCTGGGTGATGTTTTTGGTGACGTGAGCAAGCCGTCGGGCCGATCGCTTCGGGCGGCGATGCGGAAGATCCAGGCTGAGGGGCGCGGCGCGGTGGTCTATCTCCGGCACGAGGGGATGGGTGCGGGGTTGCTCAAGCGATTGCAGACGCTAAAGGAATCGGAGCGTTCGGATGAGCCGCGGCCCCAGCCGGTGCGCAGTCAGGAGCATCCGGGGGTTCGCCCGCCCGCTCGCAAGCAGGACTACGGGATCGGGTCGCAGATCCTTCGGAATCTGGGGATTCGGCGTCTAAAGCTGCTGACCGATCACCCGTTTACGCCTACGGCGCTGAGCGGGTTTGGGCTGAGCATTGAGGGGTTCGAGGGGCTGCTGGATGACGCTTCAGAGGACTGA